In Candidatus Methylarchaceae archaeon HK02M2, one genomic interval encodes:
- the pdxS gene encoding pyridoxal 5'-phosphate synthase lyase subunit PdxS has product MTETTPEAGLKKPLLGTIKVKRGFAKMQKGGVIMDVTNVEQAQIAEDAGAIAVMVLDKLPADVRTAGGVARMCDPKRIQEVMDHVTIPVMAKCRIGHYMEAKILEVLGVDMIDESEVLTPADDSHHINKWKFITPFVNGCRDLGEALRRIAEGASMIRTKGEAGTGNIAEAVKHMKLVMNKIRELRSMDEEQVLDISKEYKVSTELVKETAKLGRLPVVNFAAGGIATPSDAALMMQLGADGVFVGSGIFKSKDPSIRAEATVLATTYWNDPKIVLEASKMIAEEKSMIGIDIKTLKPEQMMQIRGV; this is encoded by the coding sequence ATGACAGAAACAACTCCTGAAGCTGGATTGAAGAAGCCACTACTCGGCACTATTAAGGTTAAGAGGGGTTTTGCTAAGATGCAGAAAGGAGGAGTCATAATGGATGTGACAAATGTTGAACAAGCTCAGATCGCTGAAGATGCTGGAGCAATAGCAGTTATGGTTCTTGATAAATTACCCGCGGATGTAAGGACTGCAGGTGGAGTGGCTAGGATGTGTGACCCAAAAAGAATACAAGAAGTAATGGATCATGTTACTATACCTGTTATGGCAAAATGCCGTATAGGCCATTATATGGAAGCCAAGATTCTTGAAGTATTAGGCGTGGATATGATCGATGAAAGTGAAGTCTTAACTCCTGCGGATGATAGCCACCATATAAACAAGTGGAAGTTCATAACCCCTTTTGTAAATGGCTGTAGAGACCTTGGTGAAGCTTTGCGAAGGATCGCAGAGGGAGCTTCTATGATCAGAACAAAAGGAGAGGCAGGAACTGGAAATATTGCGGAGGCTGTAAAGCACATGAAACTAGTAATGAATAAGATTAGAGAGTTGAGAAGTATGGATGAGGAACAAGTTCTTGATATATCAAAAGAGTATAAAGTATCCACCGAGTTAGTGAAGGAAACTGCCAAGCTTGGTAGATTGCCTGTAGTGAACTTTGCTGCTGGAGGGATTGCTACACCCTCAGATGCAGCATTGATGATGCAGTTGGGGGCTGATGGAGTCTTTGTTGGCTCAGGAATATTCAAGTCCAAGGATCCTAGTATAAGAGCTGAAGCTACAGTACTAGCAACAACCTATTGGAACGATCCAAAAATTGTGCTTGAAGCGAGTAAGATGATAGCCGAAGAGAAATCAATGATTGGGATAGACATCAAGACCCTTAAGCCAGAGCAGATGATGCAGATAAGGGGTGTGTAA
- the pdxT gene encoding pyridoxal 5'-phosphate synthase glutaminase subunit PdxT, whose protein sequence is MEQLRIGVLALQGDVSEHIDITYLALREMALRGEVIIVKSEDQIDEVHGLIIPGGESTTIGRVAERYGLLSKIRDAHSAGMPIFGTCAGLILMAKHISDARTGKIDQPILGILDVEVVRNAFGRQRESFESYIEIPKINKNSFPGVFIRAPAICSVLSNEVEVLAIYEDKMVAVQQNNGLGISFHPELTADTGIHEFFIKLILKSPLIENDEENVYER, encoded by the coding sequence TTGGAGCAATTAAGAATAGGTGTATTGGCTCTTCAAGGAGATGTATCAGAGCATATTGACATTACATATCTGGCTCTTAGGGAGATGGCTCTACGAGGTGAAGTGATAATAGTAAAAAGCGAAGATCAGATAGATGAAGTTCATGGTCTAATAATTCCTGGTGGTGAAAGCACAACAATTGGAAGGGTAGCAGAGCGTTACGGTCTACTATCCAAGATAAGAGATGCTCATTCAGCTGGCATGCCCATATTTGGAACATGTGCTGGCCTTATCTTAATGGCAAAACATATTAGTGATGCGAGGACCGGGAAGATAGACCAACCAATATTAGGTATATTAGACGTAGAAGTTGTTAGAAATGCCTTTGGAAGGCAACGTGAATCTTTCGAGAGCTATATTGAAATACCGAAGATAAATAAAAATAGCTTCCCCGGAGTTTTCATCAGAGCACCAGCTATATGCTCTGTTCTAAGTAATGAAGTTGAAGTTCTAGCGATTTATGAAGACAAGATGGTAGCTGTCCAGCAAAATAATGGTTTAGGGATATCTTTCCATCCTGAGCTGACAGCCGATACAGGGATCCATGAATTCTTTATCAAGCTTATACTGAAATCACCTCTTATAGAAAATGATGAGGAGAACGTCTATGAGCGATAA